The region CCTCTTGTTCTTTTTTATTCGTCGAAGCGGCCCGCGTCCAGAGCCTTCAGCTCCGGGGACTGCGGATAGCGCTTGCGCAACTGCTGGCTCAGGTCCTCAACGCCCGCGCTGCTGCCCATGCCGCGCTCTATTTTCAATGCCAGCCAAAGGCTTTGGGCATTGCTCTGTTCGGTCTGCGCATTGACGCGGCGAATGTAGAAACGCGCGCGCTCATATTGCTGGCCGCGGTACAGCACCTCGGCCAAATTGAAGGCAACGGCTGGGCTGGCAGGATCAAATTCAAAAGCCTTCTGCAGGCTCTGCTCGGCCGCGGCCTGGCGACCTGCACGCGCCTCACAAACCCCCTTGGCCAGCCAGGTACGCGAGGGTGCGCGGTAGCTGGTCTGGGCCAGGGCACGATCAAACTGCTCTTGCGCCGCCGACCAGCGCTTTTGCTGGCACAGGATCCAGCCGTAGTTGTGCAAGGTATCCGGGTCTTGCGGATACAGATTCAAGGTGCGGCGGAAGTTGTCTTCGGCCAACTGGGTCTCACCCAGGGCGCCGTAGATCAGGCCGCGCAAATTGAGCGCTTCACGCATATCCGGCTTGATCGCCAAGACCTGCTTGACCTCGTTCAGCGCCGTGTCGTACTGGCCGCGCGAAAAGTAGCCACCGGCCAGCTCCATACGCACAGAAGCGCGGCGATCAGCGTCGGTGGAATCGAAATCGGTGCGGGGCACTTCCCGCTCATTGCCTTGCGGCGCGGCGCAACCGACCATGAGCGCGGTGGCGGCCACCATCAGCGCCAGCAAAGGTCGGGTCAAAAAATGCAAGCAAGTCGAGACAGGCGCATCGGAAACTGACGAGAAGTTTTTCATGGCGGCGGGCTGGCTGAAGAACGGAGGTTCAGGAAGGGCTCGCGCCTTTTACCACTATTGGCGCTCGCACCATGCGCACATGCACCTGGGTGCGGTCTTGCACCTCACCGGCCAACTGCCCGCAAGCTGCGTCGATATCGTCACCGCGCGTCTTGCGCACCGTGGTGATCAGGCCTGCCTGCAGCAGCACATCGGCAAAGGCCTTGACACGCTCGTTCGCACTGCGTTTCAAGCCGGAGGCCGGGAAGGGATTGAAGGGGATCAGATTGATCTTGCAGGACACATGGCCGCGCAGCAATTCCACCAAGGCATGCGCCTGCTCGGGCGTGTCATTGACGCCGTCCAGCATGCAGTACTCAAAGGTGATGAAGTCGCGCGGCGCCTTTTCCAGGTAATGGTTGCAAGCGTCCAGCAACTCAGCAATGGGGTACTTCTTGTTCAGCGGCACTAGCTGGTCGCGCAGCGGATCGGTCGGCGCGTGCAAGGACACGGCCAAAGCCACCGGGCAATCGTCACGCAGGCGCTCGATCATGGGCACCACGCCCGAGGTCGAGACCGTGACGCGGCGGCGCGACATGCCGTAGCCATGGTCGTCCAGCATCATGCGCAGCGCGGGCACCAGGGCGCTGTAGTTCTGCAGCGGCTCACCCATGCCCATCATCACCACATTGGAGATGACGCGTTCAGTCTGATTGAAGCGCTTGCGCAGGCTGTGCTCGGCGAACCAGAGTTGGGCAATGATCTCGGCAGTGTCGAGGTTGCGGCTGAAGCCTTGGTGGCCGGTGGAGCAAAAACGGCAGCCCACGGCGCAACCGGCCTGACTGGAAATGCACAAGGTGCCGCGGTCGGTTTCGGGGATGAACACCGCTTCGACCGCATTGCCGGCACCGACGTCGAACAGCCATTTGACCGTGCCGTCGGTGGAAATATGTTCGGAGATAACGGGC is a window of Paucibacter sp. KCTC 42545 DNA encoding:
- the rlmN gene encoding 23S rRNA (adenine(2503)-C(2))-methyltransferase RlmN, which translates into the protein MDAAVNLPGLTNLLGFDLEGLAAYCEQLGEKRFRATQLFRWIHQKGASDFDQMTDLAKSLRDKLASRACVTALPVISEHISTDGTVKWLFDVGAGNAVEAVFIPETDRGTLCISSQAGCAVGCRFCSTGHQGFSRNLDTAEIIAQLWFAEHSLRKRFNQTERVISNVVMMGMGEPLQNYSALVPALRMMLDDHGYGMSRRRVTVSTSGVVPMIERLRDDCPVALAVSLHAPTDPLRDQLVPLNKKYPIAELLDACNHYLEKAPRDFITFEYCMLDGVNDTPEQAHALVELLRGHVSCKINLIPFNPFPASGLKRSANERVKAFADVLLQAGLITTVRKTRGDDIDAACGQLAGEVQDRTQVHVRMVRAPIVVKGASPS
- the pilW gene encoding type IV pilus biogenesis/stability protein PilW, which translates into the protein MTRPLLALMVAATALMVGCAAPQGNEREVPRTDFDSTDADRRASVRMELAGGYFSRGQYDTALNEVKQVLAIKPDMREALNLRGLIYGALGETQLAEDNFRRTLNLYPQDPDTLHNYGWILCQQKRWSAAQEQFDRALAQTSYRAPSRTWLAKGVCEARAGRQAAAEQSLQKAFEFDPASPAVAFNLAEVLYRGQQYERARFYIRRVNAQTEQSNAQSLWLALKIERGMGSSAGVEDLSQQLRKRYPQSPELKALDAGRFDE